The following proteins come from a genomic window of Brevibacillus antibioticus:
- a CDS encoding MarR family winged helix-turn-helix transcriptional regulator — MLSPSTDTLERLQEAFRTITRTMGTQLAEPVSGLTGPQFYILHQLEQKEKCTVGELAESMGVKPSAITAMVDRLDKHGFVSRDRDEEDRRVVYISLRDSGKKILQVAKQNRREQLNKMFSHLSEDELQQFVSIFEKLAMAAVIEAD; from the coding sequence ATGCTCTCCCCCTCTACAGATACACTTGAGCGCTTGCAGGAGGCGTTTCGTACCATTACGCGCACGATGGGAACGCAATTAGCCGAACCTGTCTCTGGTTTAACTGGCCCGCAATTTTACATTCTTCATCAGTTGGAACAGAAGGAAAAATGCACGGTTGGAGAATTGGCCGAATCAATGGGGGTCAAACCAAGCGCCATCACAGCAATGGTCGACCGTTTGGATAAACACGGTTTTGTCTCCCGCGATCGTGATGAGGAAGATCGCCGAGTCGTTTACATCAGTTTGCGTGATTCTGGAAAAAAAATTCTGCAAGTAGCCAAGCAGAATCGGAGAGAACAACTAAATAAAATGTTTTCTCACCTCAGCGAGGATGAACTCCAGCAGTTCGTCAGCATCTTTGAAAAGCTGGCGATGGCGGCGGTTATCGAGGCGGATTGA
- a CDS encoding YslB family protein, translating to MKEKDQLAALLPPETIPYAERMNMPYLGYHLLRETLTSTLLGDSENHILYWIGKNMGRQIPIQSATGPIMPFIRLGLGQLDVVEETGQTIVYSLNHSIFSYQSIERLGCSLSFEAGIIAGMIEQWKEREAFSKIEMESSSDIRISVQVAS from the coding sequence ATGAAAGAGAAGGATCAGCTCGCAGCACTGTTGCCGCCAGAGACCATTCCCTATGCTGAGAGAATGAATATGCCCTATCTTGGCTATCATCTTCTACGCGAAACGCTGACTAGCACCCTGCTAGGCGATAGTGAAAACCATATTCTCTATTGGATAGGAAAAAATATGGGCCGCCAAATCCCCATTCAATCTGCAACAGGTCCAATTATGCCTTTTATACGGCTCGGATTAGGCCAGCTAGACGTCGTAGAGGAGACCGGGCAAACTATCGTCTATTCACTCAACCATTCCATTTTTAGCTATCAGTCTATAGAAAGACTGGGATGCAGTCTTTCCTTTGAAGCCGGGATTATTGCTGGTATGATTGAGCAGTGGAAAGAAAGAGAAGCGTTCAGCAAAATCGAAATGGAAAGCTCTTCTGACATACGTATCTCTGTACAAGTGGCTTCATGA
- a CDS encoding S8 family serine peptidase: protein MKKKVCSIGLILALLPATTVSTTAFEGTATIRTQILQDLAEMHQPLHTGKADKEYKTKADEWQRQELLLRGEQLKSAPVDSLEMIEATKAWEEAGVKGEGVLVSVIDTGVNPRHPDLPAPHDRRSAMQKSGSSQKVIPGFNWADRTQTTEDVSESQHGIHVAGIIGANGKVKGVAPEAQLISQKVFSNYQSEVPGLGESILFAINDSITKKADVINLSLGSSAGYVDETNVEQMAVKRAVDNGIVVVAAAGNDAYFGSDKVRAQNPDIAMIGSPGLSPDAFSVASVNATALAGYSFTVQGVPGMEKVVYLSGYVEGGGAINPVMTLMKPYPLVYMGKGKKEDYNVSVKDKVVLLERGDISFDDKLRLAKEAGAVGAVIYNNEMGPLIISAEHAKQIPAVSILKHMGEKMAQAIKKGKKVTVSFNGEYGQNSMPYPDGGTISAFSSWGPTPDLQFKPEIAAPGGGILSLTRESEYAVKSGTSMATPHVAGGMALLKQGYLKQGRNLQGRSLVDTLKAAAMNTAEPIIDPQISVPAADKEKVKKVPYSPRVQGAGLMQIVKAIKTPAIVVTAKGKAGVSLGEIGNSTTFSLFITNKFGKKPITYQLQNEFGVLTDLRKNGLNMLTDTLFEGAELQFSAPKITVAPGKLEEVKVTLTIPKGSSRNQFAEGFISFQPDDKELPTLRTPFYGFYGDWDEPRIMDQPVWEAESQEKRTGVKTSWYHDKRNDKWRYRDYLGVTGVKADGGAKIDPNHIAFSPNGDGHYDVAAPSITFLRNARHIIVEVTDQSGKPIRTLVRDEKVSKYDQSKLGTPYYYTEREAWSWDGKIFSPQKGAYIQAPDGQYQFSIKAKIDDRNANWQSMTLPIRVDTKAPVITASVSGNRVQWSSRDKDIQAYFLYVNGKRVGGPYSPKVSSTLINQPDKKMSVVAYDYAGNISVAHINGKSDSTPPFVEFPDDLFPYLKISKQPDVAFRGKVTGEDMMDRVRLSINKTPVKLSADGSFETILRLTEGLNYVMYSAMDMYGNKRQFTQRVIVDTNPPTLQLLNDGSEDVQFDPATKNMLVPVRFMYRDQTYKGQVSINGQIVSYFEEEQLEIPAQKYVMQILSMKQGENRILLEGKDGAGNQSMLLVYAYVDANSGAVVISNGEQRISYKARTVPAPTIQLPNKQLEGQEGQALPIEGKVTGAGAVNLQINYGSKSFQTNANDQGLFRLVLHEVEEGKQKVTVVATDALGREARAEMNVIGKKK from the coding sequence ATGAAGAAAAAGGTATGCAGCATTGGATTGATATTGGCTTTGCTTCCCGCAACGACTGTCAGCACAACAGCGTTTGAAGGTACGGCGACCATTCGCACGCAGATTTTGCAGGATCTCGCGGAAATGCACCAGCCATTACATACAGGCAAGGCGGACAAGGAATACAAAACGAAGGCAGATGAATGGCAACGACAAGAACTGCTACTGCGAGGTGAGCAATTAAAATCCGCGCCTGTCGATTCGCTGGAAATGATTGAGGCGACAAAGGCTTGGGAGGAAGCGGGGGTAAAAGGGGAAGGGGTGCTCGTTTCCGTGATCGATACGGGCGTCAATCCGCGCCACCCCGATTTGCCTGCCCCACATGATAGGCGTTCAGCCATGCAAAAGTCAGGCTCCTCCCAGAAGGTGATCCCTGGCTTTAACTGGGCTGACCGTACACAAACAACGGAAGACGTATCGGAATCTCAGCATGGTATCCATGTGGCGGGAATTATTGGTGCGAACGGAAAAGTAAAAGGGGTTGCACCTGAAGCCCAGCTCATCAGCCAAAAAGTATTTTCCAATTATCAAAGCGAGGTTCCAGGGCTAGGTGAATCGATTTTATTTGCGATTAATGATTCCATTACGAAAAAAGCAGATGTCATCAACTTGAGTCTCGGTTCCTCAGCGGGCTATGTGGATGAAACAAATGTGGAGCAAATGGCTGTGAAGCGAGCAGTCGATAATGGAATCGTAGTCGTAGCAGCCGCCGGCAATGATGCGTATTTCGGCAGTGATAAGGTACGAGCACAGAATCCGGATATCGCTATGATCGGTTCTCCAGGCTTGAGTCCTGATGCGTTTTCAGTTGCTTCTGTCAACGCTACAGCACTGGCTGGCTATAGCTTCACGGTGCAAGGGGTACCCGGTATGGAGAAAGTCGTGTACTTATCGGGCTATGTGGAAGGCGGGGGTGCAATAAACCCAGTCATGACGCTGATGAAGCCGTATCCGCTCGTCTATATGGGGAAAGGGAAGAAGGAAGACTACAATGTTTCCGTAAAAGATAAAGTGGTATTGCTCGAGCGAGGCGATATTTCATTCGACGACAAGCTTCGTCTCGCCAAAGAAGCAGGAGCTGTTGGCGCCGTCATCTACAACAATGAAATGGGACCACTCATTATCAGTGCGGAGCATGCCAAACAAATCCCGGCTGTTTCTATTTTGAAGCACATGGGCGAGAAAATGGCACAAGCGATTAAGAAAGGCAAGAAAGTGACGGTCTCCTTTAACGGTGAATATGGACAAAATTCAATGCCTTATCCAGACGGAGGGACGATCTCCGCTTTTTCATCATGGGGACCAACACCCGATTTGCAGTTCAAACCGGAGATTGCAGCTCCAGGTGGGGGCATCTTGTCACTCACGCGAGAGTCCGAATATGCCGTGAAAAGTGGTACGTCAATGGCAACCCCACATGTGGCAGGCGGGATGGCTTTGCTGAAGCAAGGCTATCTCAAGCAAGGGCGGAACCTGCAAGGCAGATCACTTGTCGATACGTTAAAGGCTGCGGCCATGAATACAGCAGAACCGATTATCGATCCCCAAATCAGTGTACCCGCAGCGGATAAAGAGAAAGTAAAAAAAGTACCTTACAGCCCACGGGTTCAAGGGGCAGGATTAATGCAAATCGTAAAAGCGATCAAGACCCCAGCCATTGTTGTGACTGCAAAAGGAAAAGCGGGCGTCTCGTTAGGAGAGATCGGGAATTCAACGACCTTTTCTCTGTTTATTACTAACAAGTTTGGCAAAAAACCGATTACGTATCAGCTGCAAAATGAATTTGGCGTCTTGACTGACTTGCGCAAGAATGGGCTCAACATGCTGACCGATACCCTTTTCGAGGGGGCAGAACTGCAATTTTCCGCACCTAAGATTACCGTTGCGCCAGGGAAATTAGAGGAAGTAAAGGTAACGCTCACGATTCCGAAAGGCTCCTCACGCAATCAATTTGCGGAAGGATTTATTTCCTTTCAACCAGATGATAAGGAGCTGCCTACATTGCGCACGCCGTTTTATGGCTTCTACGGCGATTGGGATGAACCAAGAATTATGGATCAGCCCGTATGGGAGGCAGAAAGCCAGGAAAAACGAACAGGTGTCAAGACGAGCTGGTACCACGATAAACGCAATGACAAGTGGCGCTATCGGGATTATCTAGGAGTTACAGGTGTCAAAGCCGATGGCGGTGCGAAAATTGATCCTAATCATATTGCCTTTTCGCCAAACGGGGATGGGCATTACGATGTCGCTGCTCCTTCGATTACATTTTTGCGCAATGCCCGACATATTATCGTCGAAGTAACAGACCAGTCAGGCAAGCCGATTCGGACTCTTGTGCGTGATGAAAAGGTGAGCAAGTACGACCAATCCAAGCTGGGGACGCCCTACTATTATACGGAAAGGGAAGCGTGGAGCTGGGACGGAAAGATCTTTTCACCACAAAAAGGCGCCTATATACAGGCACCCGATGGACAGTACCAATTCTCCATTAAGGCCAAAATAGACGACCGCAATGCAAATTGGCAATCGATGACACTCCCCATCCGCGTGGATACAAAAGCTCCTGTGATTACAGCTTCTGTGTCAGGAAACCGGGTTCAGTGGAGTAGCCGCGATAAAGATATCCAGGCCTATTTCCTTTATGTAAACGGCAAAAGGGTAGGAGGCCCCTATTCGCCCAAAGTGTCCAGCACACTTATTAATCAGCCGGATAAAAAAATGAGCGTGGTAGCGTATGATTACGCGGGGAATATCAGTGTGGCACATATAAACGGGAAAAGCGACAGCACCCCGCCATTTGTGGAGTTCCCAGATGATTTGTTTCCTTATTTAAAAATATCCAAGCAGCCAGATGTGGCCTTTAGGGGCAAAGTGACAGGCGAGGATATGATGGACAGAGTGCGCTTGTCGATTAACAAAACGCCTGTAAAGCTGTCGGCGGATGGCTCCTTTGAAACCATCCTGCGATTAACGGAAGGTCTCAACTATGTGATGTACAGTGCAATGGATATGTATGGAAACAAACGCCAATTCACGCAGCGGGTCATCGTCGATACGAATCCTCCGACACTGCAATTGCTAAACGATGGTAGCGAGGACGTACAGTTCGATCCAGCAACCAAGAACATGCTGGTTCCGGTCCGCTTCATGTACAGAGATCAAACATACAAGGGTCAGGTAAGTATCAATGGGCAAATCGTGTCCTACTTTGAAGAAGAGCAATTGGAAATCCCTGCGCAAAAATATGTAATGCAAATTTTGAGTATGAAGCAGGGAGAAAATCGCATTTTGCTCGAAGGGAAAGACGGTGCAGGCAATCAAAGCATGTTACTGGTGTATGCGTATGTCGATGCCAATTCAGGTGCGGTTGTCATAAGCAATGGGGAGCAGCGTATATCCTATAAGGCGCGCACAGTACCAGCTCCGACGATACAGCTACCGAACAAACAGCTAGAAGGGCAGGAAGGTCAAGCACTGCCTATCGAAGGGAAAGTGACAGGTGCTGGTGCTGTTAACCTCCAAATCAACTACGGATCAAAGAGCTTTCAGACCAACGCGAATGATCAAGGGCTATTTCGCTTGGTGCTTCATGAGGTAGAGGAAGGCAAGCAAAAAGTGACGGTTGTAGCCACCGATGCGCTGGGGAGGGAAGCCCGGGCGGAGATGAACGTCATCGGAAAGAAAAAATAG
- the sdhA gene encoding succinate dehydrogenase flavoprotein subunit, which yields MAKGKLIIVGGGLAGLMATIKAAEKGIPVQLFSLVPVKRSHSVCAQGGINGAVNTKGEGDSTWEHFDDTVYGGDFLANQPPVKAMCDAAPGIIYMLDRMGVMFNRTPEGLLDFRRFGGTKHHRTAFAGATTGQQLLYALDEQVRRYEAEGLVTKYEYWDFLGAVLDDTGTCRGITAQNMRSGEIQSFRADAVILATGGPGIIFGKSTNSIINTGTAASAAYQQGVIYSNGEMIQIHPTAIPGDDKLRLMSESARGEGGRVWTYRDGKPWYFLEDKYPAYGNLVPRDIATREIFSVCVDMKLGINGENMVYLDLSHKDPKELDVKLGGIIEIYEKFVGDDPRKVPMKIFPAVHYSMGGMWVDYNQMTNIPGLFAAGECDYSQHGANRLGANSLLSAIYGGMVAGPKAIEYIKGLNKSSDDLSSTLFDGFTSKEQAKYDSILKMDGTENAYLIHKELGEWMTDNVTVVRYNDRLQKTDDKIVELMERYKKININDTNKWSNSGAAFTRHLWNMLALSRAITIGALKRDESRGAHYKPDFPERDDENFMKTTMAKFNAETTAPEIYYEDIDVSLIAPRKRDYTSDKK from the coding sequence ATGGCAAAAGGTAAACTGATCATTGTCGGTGGAGGTTTGGCCGGCTTGATGGCTACCATCAAAGCAGCAGAAAAAGGCATTCCTGTTCAGCTGTTCTCCCTGGTTCCGGTAAAACGTTCCCACTCTGTCTGTGCACAGGGCGGTATTAACGGTGCGGTAAATACCAAAGGGGAAGGCGACTCCACATGGGAGCACTTCGACGATACAGTATATGGCGGCGACTTCTTGGCAAACCAACCGCCAGTTAAAGCAATGTGTGATGCAGCACCTGGCATCATCTATATGTTGGACCGTATGGGCGTTATGTTTAACCGTACGCCAGAAGGTCTGTTGGACTTCCGTCGTTTCGGGGGAACCAAGCATCACCGTACCGCTTTTGCGGGTGCGACAACTGGACAACAGCTTTTGTACGCATTGGACGAACAAGTACGCCGTTATGAAGCTGAAGGTCTGGTAACCAAGTACGAATATTGGGATTTCCTCGGAGCCGTTTTGGACGATACAGGAACCTGTCGCGGGATTACTGCACAAAACATGCGTTCCGGTGAAATTCAATCCTTCCGTGCAGATGCCGTTATTTTGGCAACAGGCGGACCTGGTATCATCTTCGGTAAATCGACCAACTCCATTATCAACACAGGTACAGCAGCGTCTGCGGCGTATCAACAAGGGGTTATCTACTCCAATGGTGAGATGATCCAAATTCACCCAACGGCAATCCCGGGCGACGACAAGCTGCGTCTGATGTCGGAGTCTGCTCGTGGTGAGGGTGGCCGTGTATGGACGTACAGAGACGGTAAGCCTTGGTACTTCCTGGAAGATAAATACCCTGCATACGGAAACTTGGTTCCGCGTGACATCGCGACTCGCGAAATCTTCTCCGTTTGCGTAGATATGAAGCTGGGTATCAACGGCGAAAACATGGTATACCTCGACCTGTCCCATAAAGATCCAAAAGAACTGGATGTAAAATTGGGCGGTATTATCGAGATTTACGAGAAATTCGTTGGGGATGACCCACGTAAAGTTCCAATGAAGATTTTCCCTGCGGTTCACTACTCCATGGGCGGTATGTGGGTAGACTACAACCAAATGACCAATATCCCTGGTTTGTTTGCAGCAGGTGAGTGCGATTACTCTCAGCACGGTGCAAACCGTTTGGGTGCGAACTCCCTCTTGTCCGCAATCTATGGCGGTATGGTAGCAGGTCCAAAAGCGATCGAGTACATCAAAGGCTTGAACAAATCCTCTGATGACCTGTCTTCCACGCTCTTCGACGGCTTCACAAGCAAAGAGCAAGCGAAATACGACAGCATTCTGAAAATGGACGGAACAGAAAATGCTTACCTGATCCACAAGGAACTGGGTGAGTGGATGACTGACAACGTAACGGTAGTACGTTACAACGACCGTCTGCAAAAAACGGATGATAAGATCGTTGAACTGATGGAACGCTACAAGAAAATTAACATCAACGATACGAATAAATGGAGCAACTCTGGTGCTGCGTTTACCCGTCATCTGTGGAACATGCTCGCACTGTCCCGCGCGATCACAATCGGTGCGCTCAAGCGCGACGAGAGCCGCGGTGCTCACTACAAGCCTGACTTCCCTGAGCGTGATGACGAAAACTTCATGAAGACGACAATGGCGAAGTTCAATGCTGAAACGACTGCGCCTGAAATCTACTATGAAGACATCGACGTATCCCTGATCGCACCACGTAAGCGTGACTATACGTCTGACAAGAAATAA
- a CDS encoding succinate dehydrogenase cytochrome b558 subunit: MAKGHSFLSHKLHSLLGLLPIGLFLLFHLTANYQATRGAEAFNQTVGLIENVPFVLVLEFAFIYLPILFHAVYGLYIAFQAKQNVGNFGYFRNQMFLWQRVTGVITLIFIVWHVWETRIQKAMGAHVDFDMMANILSSPAMIVFYTIGIISTTFHFSNGLWSFLVHWGITVGPRSQRIATFLTLGVFVIVTFIGLRAMSAFIL, from the coding sequence ATGGCGAAAGGCCATAGCTTTCTCAGTCACAAGCTCCACTCACTTCTTGGTTTGTTACCGATCGGGCTCTTCCTGCTGTTTCACTTGACAGCCAACTATCAAGCGACCCGTGGAGCCGAAGCTTTTAATCAAACAGTTGGTTTGATTGAAAATGTTCCATTCGTACTGGTGCTTGAATTTGCTTTTATCTACCTCCCGATCTTGTTTCACGCTGTTTACGGTCTCTACATTGCGTTCCAAGCGAAACAAAACGTAGGGAACTTCGGTTACTTCCGAAACCAAATGTTCTTGTGGCAACGCGTTACAGGAGTCATTACCCTTATTTTTATTGTTTGGCACGTTTGGGAAACCCGTATCCAAAAAGCAATGGGTGCACACGTGGATTTTGACATGATGGCAAACATTTTGAGCAGTCCTGCAATGATCGTATTCTACACAATCGGGATTATTAGCACGACTTTCCACTTCTCCAACGGACTGTGGTCGTTCCTGGTTCACTGGGGAATTACAGTTGGGCCGCGTTCCCAGCGCATTGCAACATTCCTGACTTTGGGCGTATTCGTAATTGTAACCTTCATCGGCTTGCGTGCGATGTCGGCTTTCATTTTGTAG
- a CDS encoding aspartate kinase translates to MGLIVQKYGGTSVGTIERILRVADRIISYKEEGHDVVVVVSAMGKSTDVLVDMAKQINAYPSEREMDMLLTTGEQVSIALLSMALHTKGYDAISLTGWQAGITTEAIHGRARIKQIEPERIQSELGRGRVVIVAGFQGISDEGEITTLGRGGSDTSAVTLAASLNAEKCEIFTDVSGVYTADPRMVPAASKLDTISYDEMLELANLGAGVLHPRSVEAAKKYKVRLVVRSSFTAEDGTYVEEVANMETGRVVSGVAHDEDVAKITVVGMPARVGTLSRLFNTLADNQVNVDIIIQSSYDATVTNISFTVAADDLKKALDTLDRNKNELGFEKIDFEESLTKVSIVGSGMINNPGVAAEMFRVLAEKEISIKMVSTSDIKVSCVIPAALTEQAVRSLHSAYGLDVEETAVVHGV, encoded by the coding sequence ATGGGGTTGATCGTGCAGAAATACGGAGGCACCTCTGTAGGTACCATTGAGCGAATTTTGCGAGTTGCGGATCGAATTATCAGCTACAAAGAGGAAGGACATGATGTGGTAGTCGTTGTTTCTGCAATGGGCAAATCTACTGACGTGTTGGTAGACATGGCCAAGCAGATTAACGCATACCCATCCGAGCGTGAAATGGATATGCTGCTGACTACAGGGGAGCAGGTTTCGATCGCGCTTTTGTCGATGGCTTTGCATACAAAAGGCTACGATGCCATTTCTCTTACGGGCTGGCAAGCTGGAATCACCACGGAGGCGATTCACGGAAGAGCACGGATCAAGCAGATTGAGCCAGAGCGGATTCAATCTGAGCTCGGCCGTGGTCGTGTGGTGATCGTGGCAGGATTCCAAGGGATCAGTGACGAAGGTGAAATCACGACGCTCGGCCGCGGTGGATCGGATACATCTGCGGTTACACTCGCAGCGAGCTTGAACGCTGAGAAATGCGAAATCTTTACGGACGTGTCCGGGGTGTATACAGCTGATCCGCGAATGGTTCCAGCTGCGAGCAAGCTGGATACAATCTCGTATGATGAGATGCTGGAGCTGGCGAACCTTGGTGCAGGGGTTCTTCATCCGAGGTCAGTAGAGGCTGCGAAAAAATACAAGGTAAGGCTGGTCGTCCGCTCCAGCTTTACTGCCGAAGATGGTACGTACGTTGAGGAGGTTGCCAACATGGAAACAGGTAGAGTAGTAAGTGGAGTTGCACACGATGAAGATGTAGCCAAAATCACGGTTGTCGGCATGCCTGCCAGGGTCGGGACGCTCTCCCGTTTGTTCAATACACTGGCGGACAATCAAGTGAACGTCGATATTATTATCCAAAGCTCTTATGATGCTACTGTTACAAATATTTCTTTTACAGTTGCAGCGGATGACCTGAAAAAAGCACTGGATACGCTAGACAGAAACAAAAACGAGCTTGGCTTTGAAAAAATCGATTTCGAGGAAAGCTTGACCAAAGTATCCATTGTTGGCTCTGGAATGATCAACAATCCAGGAGTAGCTGCCGAAATGTTCCGCGTTCTGGCAGAAAAAGAAATTTCTATTAAAATGGTATCAACTTCTGATATCAAAGTTTCTTGCGTCATTCCAGCAGCTTTGACAGAGCAGGCTGTTCGTAGTCTTCATTCGGCCTATGGTCTGGATGTTGAGGAAACCGCAGTCGTGCACGGAGTATAA
- a CDS encoding chemotaxis protein CheX gives MIVQYLDPFLESASSVIQQVCNVDISRGELAEREWSHVEGHTWIRIGMTGQLQGEVFFGLQEELALRIVSAMMGGYPVQEMDELGKSAISELGNMISGNASTLLSNRGVIVDITPPLFLQQHDLKDMAGTALIAPLDLHDMGRLDIQIIVIR, from the coding sequence ATGATAGTCCAGTACCTTGATCCATTTCTTGAATCAGCTTCGTCCGTGATTCAACAAGTATGCAATGTCGACATTTCGCGTGGAGAGTTAGCTGAAAGAGAATGGAGCCATGTAGAAGGCCATACATGGATTCGAATCGGAATGACAGGTCAATTACAAGGTGAGGTCTTTTTCGGTTTGCAAGAGGAATTGGCTTTGCGCATTGTCTCGGCCATGATGGGCGGCTATCCGGTGCAAGAGATGGATGAGCTTGGAAAAAGTGCCATTTCCGAGTTAGGGAACATGATTTCCGGGAATGCGAGTACGCTTTTGTCCAATCGAGGAGTTATCGTAGACATAACCCCGCCCTTATTTTTACAGCAGCATGACTTGAAAGACATGGCAGGGACAGCATTGATTGCACCGCTCGATCTTCATGACATGGGCAGACTGGATATTCAAATAATTGTGATAAGATAG
- the sdhB gene encoding succinate dehydrogenase iron-sulfur subunit — MAEKLIHLIITRQDSPDSTPYKEEFKIPYRPGMNVISALMEIQRNPLNAQGQKTSPVNWESNCLEEVCGACSMVINGRPRQACSALVDKLEQPIRLEPMSTFPVQRDLSIDRSRMFDALKRVKAWVPIDGTHDLGPGPRMPEVERQWAYELSKCMTCGVCLEACPNVNAKSDFIGPFAISQVRLFNQHPTGMMNKHERLEALMEDGGIGDCGNSQNCVQACPKGIPLTTSIAHMNKETTKHAVKKFFFS; from the coding sequence ATGGCAGAAAAATTGATTCATTTGATTATCACTCGTCAAGATAGCCCTGACAGCACTCCGTACAAGGAAGAGTTCAAAATCCCTTACCGTCCTGGTATGAACGTGATCAGTGCTTTGATGGAGATTCAACGTAATCCACTCAACGCACAAGGTCAAAAAACGTCTCCAGTCAACTGGGAATCGAACTGCTTGGAAGAAGTATGCGGTGCGTGCTCGATGGTTATTAACGGAAGACCTCGCCAAGCTTGTTCGGCACTGGTTGATAAACTGGAACAGCCGATTCGTCTTGAGCCAATGAGCACCTTCCCTGTACAGCGTGACTTGTCGATTGACCGCAGCCGCATGTTCGATGCGCTGAAACGTGTAAAAGCGTGGGTTCCAATCGATGGTACGCATGATCTGGGACCAGGTCCTCGTATGCCGGAAGTTGAACGTCAATGGGCGTACGAGCTTTCGAAGTGCATGACGTGCGGTGTTTGCTTGGAAGCTTGCCCGAACGTGAATGCGAAGTCTGACTTCATTGGTCCGTTCGCAATTTCACAGGTTCGTCTGTTCAACCAGCACCCAACGGGTATGATGAACAAGCATGAGCGCCTGGAAGCTCTGATGGAAGATGGCGGTATCGGTGATTGCGGTAACTCGCAAAACTGCGTACAAGCATGTCCAAAAGGCATTCCGCTGACAACTTCGATCGCTCACATGAACAAAGAAACAACCAAACATGCTGTGAAGAAGTTCTTCTTCTCCTAA